Proteins from a single region of Mucilaginibacter daejeonensis:
- the mqnE gene encoding aminofutalosine synthase MqnE has protein sequence MDAEQQLRVLLDDPRLADDLKSIAQKVLDHQRITFDEGVTLYEKGELSYVGVLANYIREHRHGDRTYFNRNFHIEPTNLCVYDCKFCSYSRLIKQRSEGWEYTMDEMLDIVKKYDQEPVTEVHIVGGVLPQYDMPFYQQLFSAIKEHRPELHVKALTPVEYHYIFKKAKVDYATGMRLMKEAGLESMPGGGAEIFHPEIRDQIAKDKCTADQWLDIHEEWHKLGMRSNATMLYGHIESYWHRVDHMERLRQLQDRTGGFQTFIPLKFRNKDNQMSNVAESSVIEDLRNYAIARIYLDNFDHIKAYWAMISRNTAQLSLNFGVDDIDGTLDDTTKIYSMAGAEEQNPGMSTRQLVELIKQVGRHPVERDTLYHVITDYENHEFADEPKPQFYKLPVIN, from the coding sequence ATGGATGCTGAACAACAATTAAGGGTATTACTTGATGATCCCCGTTTAGCTGACGATCTGAAGAGCATTGCCCAAAAGGTACTTGATCATCAAAGGATCACCTTTGATGAGGGCGTTACCTTATATGAAAAAGGAGAACTCAGCTATGTAGGCGTATTGGCCAATTACATACGCGAGCACCGGCATGGCGACCGCACCTACTTTAACCGTAACTTTCATATCGAGCCCACTAATCTGTGTGTTTACGATTGTAAATTTTGTTCGTACTCTCGCCTTATCAAACAACGGTCAGAGGGCTGGGAATACACCATGGACGAGATGCTCGACATCGTTAAAAAGTACGATCAAGAGCCGGTTACCGAGGTACATATCGTAGGTGGGGTGTTGCCACAGTATGATATGCCGTTCTATCAGCAACTGTTCTCGGCCATCAAGGAACATCGTCCTGAATTGCATGTAAAAGCTTTGACGCCTGTGGAATATCACTACATCTTCAAAAAGGCTAAGGTGGACTATGCCACCGGCATGCGCCTGATGAAGGAGGCTGGTTTGGAATCAATGCCAGGTGGCGGTGCCGAGATATTCCACCCGGAGATACGCGACCAGATCGCCAAAGATAAATGTACCGCCGATCAGTGGCTGGACATTCATGAAGAATGGCATAAGCTGGGTATGCGCTCCAATGCGACCATGTTGTACGGTCATATTGAATCATACTGGCATCGGGTGGATCACATGGAACGTCTGCGTCAGTTGCAAGATCGTACCGGTGGTTTCCAAACCTTTATACCGCTTAAATTCAGGAATAAGGATAACCAAATGTCCAACGTAGCCGAATCATCGGTGATCGAGGATCTGCGCAACTATGCCATCGCTCGCATCTATTTAGATAACTTTGATCACATCAAGGCCTATTGGGCCATGATCAGCCGCAACACAGCCCAATTGTCGCTCAACTTTGGTGTTGACGATATTGACGGTACACTTGACGATACCACCAAGATATACTCCATGGCCGGAGCTGAAGAGCAAAACCCGGGTATGAGTACCAGGCAATTGGTAGAGCTGATCAAACAGGTGGGCAGGCACCCGGTAGAACGCGACACGCTTTACCATGTGATTACTGATTATGAGAATCACGAGTTCGCCGATGAGCCGAAACCTCAGTTCTATAAATTGCCGGTCATTAATTAA
- the ctlX gene encoding citrulline utilization hydrolase CtlX: MSNTASQTTSNILMVRPASFGFNDQTADSNGFQQRTELPEVAQQALKEFDGFVRLLRSHGVNVTVVNDTAEPHKPDAIFPNNWVSFHSNGDVIIYPMQAQNRRWERNEAAIRGLEGQFKVDHIIDLSRFELEEKFLEGTGSMVLDRENRIAYACLSPRTHADVLNGFCNYMDYEPMTFHSLDSKGKAIYHTNVMMCLGSRYAVICLESIADEKERQQVIESLQKTGKEIIDITYEQMDHFAGNMLEIQNNAGKSLLVMSASAKASLTDEQLNTLQTYSEIVSPDIRTIETIGGGSARCMIAEIHLPLIK, from the coding sequence ATGAGCAACACAGCATCACAGACCACCTCGAACATATTGATGGTACGCCCGGCCAGCTTTGGCTTTAATGACCAAACAGCTGACAGTAATGGTTTTCAACAGCGCACGGAGCTGCCCGAGGTGGCCCAACAAGCGTTGAAAGAATTCGATGGCTTTGTTAGGTTATTGCGAAGCCATGGAGTGAACGTTACTGTAGTAAACGATACTGCAGAGCCTCACAAGCCTGATGCTATCTTTCCTAATAACTGGGTATCATTCCATAGCAATGGCGATGTGATCATATATCCTATGCAGGCGCAGAACAGGCGTTGGGAACGTAACGAAGCAGCAATTCGCGGTCTGGAAGGACAGTTTAAGGTCGACCATATTATTGACCTAAGCCGGTTCGAATTGGAAGAAAAGTTCCTGGAGGGAACTGGCAGCATGGTCTTAGACCGGGAGAACCGTATCGCTTACGCATGCCTGTCGCCTCGTACGCATGCAGATGTGCTGAATGGTTTCTGTAATTATATGGATTATGAACCGATGACTTTCCACTCCCTAGACAGCAAAGGTAAAGCCATATACCATACCAATGTGATGATGTGCCTGGGTAGCCGCTACGCGGTGATCTGCCTGGAAAGCATAGCGGACGAAAAGGAACGCCAACAAGTGATCGAAAGCCTACAGAAGACGGGCAAGGAGATCATCGACATCACTTATGAGCAGATGGACCACTTTGCAGGCAACATGCTTGAAATTCAGAATAATGCAGGTAAGAGCTTGCTGGTCATGTCGGCCAGTGCAAAGGCATCGCTAACTGATGAGCAACTGAACACATTACAGACATACAGCGAGATCGTCAGCCCTGACATCCGCACCATTGAGACCATTGGCGGCGGTAGTGCCCGTTGCATGATCGCTGAGATACACTTGCCACTGATCAAGTGA
- the bioD gene encoding dethiobiotin synthase, with amino-acid sequence MQDNAPLFVTGIGTDVGKTIVTAILVEYFKADYWKPVQSGDLDNSDTMKVQRLISNSTSKFYPEVYRLTQPFSPHKSADLDGVEIDLDKINVPDTANRLLIEGAGGLMVPLNYQETIVDLIQKLNAEVILVVRHYLGSINHTLLSLELLQQKKIKVHTLIFNGHIDEYSEQIIKQHPAVGRVAYIPELTAVNPETVKQAAAKLVI; translated from the coding sequence ATGCAAGATAACGCGCCCTTATTTGTGACCGGCATCGGTACCGATGTTGGCAAAACGATCGTGACCGCCATATTGGTGGAATATTTTAAAGCTGATTATTGGAAACCGGTACAATCAGGTGATCTGGACAATAGCGATACCATGAAGGTGCAACGCCTGATATCGAATAGCACCTCCAAGTTCTACCCGGAAGTATACCGGCTTACTCAGCCCTTTTCGCCGCACAAGTCAGCAGATCTGGATGGTGTTGAGATAGACCTGGATAAGATCAATGTTCCTGATACGGCCAACCGCTTACTGATCGAAGGTGCAGGTGGCCTGATGGTGCCACTGAATTACCAGGAGACCATTGTTGACCTGATTCAAAAGCTGAACGCCGAGGTGATCCTGGTGGTAAGGCATTACCTCGGTAGCATCAATCACACGCTGCTATCGCTGGAGTTGCTTCAACAAAAAAAGATCAAGGTACATACCCTGATCTTTAATGGTCACATAGACGAATATTCTGAACAGATCATTAAACAGCACCCGGCTGTTGGTCGCGTGGCTTACATCCCGGAGCTTACCGCGGTGAACCCGGAAACGGTGAAACAAGCCGCCGCAAAACTGGTTATCTGA
- a CDS encoding menaquinone biosynthetic enzyme MqnA/MqnD family protein: protein MKKIKISAVSYTNTKPFIYGLQHSGILDQVDLSLDMPSDCAQKLIDDEADIGLIPVAATLNIPEWNLVSDYCIGAVGAVNSVFIFSNCPIQEVTTLQLDPESRSSNNLAKVLLKNYWKLSPTMVVKAPDYSISTDTFTAFVQIGDRTFGKANNYPYVYDLAQEWMNFTGLPFTFAAWIANKPIPDAFIAEFNKALKYGLDHRTELFETMPMRDDFDIKDYLMHKIDYDLTEDKKKALFLFLDHIKAL from the coding sequence TTGAAAAAGATAAAGATATCGGCTGTTAGCTACACTAACACCAAGCCGTTCATATACGGCCTTCAACATAGCGGCATATTGGATCAGGTAGACCTGAGCCTGGACATGCCATCAGACTGTGCACAAAAACTGATTGACGACGAGGCCGACATTGGTCTGATACCTGTAGCAGCCACACTGAATATCCCTGAATGGAACTTAGTATCTGACTATTGCATAGGTGCCGTAGGCGCGGTCAATTCGGTTTTCATTTTTAGTAATTGCCCCATACAAGAGGTGACCACACTTCAGTTGGACCCTGAGTCGCGCTCTTCGAACAACCTGGCAAAGGTACTTTTAAAGAACTATTGGAAACTTAGCCCTACAATGGTGGTAAAAGCGCCGGACTATAGCATTTCTACAGATACATTTACTGCATTTGTACAGATCGGCGATCGCACCTTTGGAAAGGCCAACAACTACCCGTACGTATATGACCTTGCGCAGGAATGGATGAACTTTACCGGGTTGCCGTTCACCTTTGCCGCTTGGATCGCTAACAAGCCTATCCCTGATGCGTTCATTGCAGAGTTCAATAAAGCACTTAAGTATGGATTAGACCATAGGACCGAACTTTTTGAGACCATGCCAATGCGTGACGATTTTGACATCAAGGATTATTTGATGCACAAGATCGATTACGATCTGACAGAGGACAAGAAGAAAGCCTTATTTTTATTTCTCGACCACATCAAGGCCTTATAG
- a CDS encoding arginine deiminase family protein, with product MILNEERLKVNVTSEIGTLRALLIHSPDSGLGKVVPSKAQDWLFEDIVHLDTMRRNEYDHYVKLLLYFLDPDKIKGRLQQIDSHEADRNFYKPDHQDFYASDKVIEIQTLLADILEDAGIREKLTAAVCAIENCNYRLQQQLIETDPVELAKILISGSWQKDQMIFAPIPNLIFSRDIGIAINDFILLNKPAKKARSRETLLARYILFNHPLFEAFRDKILEIPENLHIFLRPGDEQGEKTTLEGGDVMVVSKEHVIIGCSERTSVSGAHEAVKLLFENNVVSKVTILKIPHKRDYMHIDTVFTQVKRNVWVLLGSLAKTEKNRRGADPISWFADKKQKDKTEIVQFTAGKQKPRTFDTIEDLLNDVSINDLSSPEPTQFIYSGNNEFPFDAREQWTDSCNLLALKEGVVLGYDRNDKTVEAFVESGFNIVKVTDLLQQLESGDVTTDTIQDTLILMPSSELSRARGGFHCMSLPLLRDSI from the coding sequence ATGATACTGAATGAAGAACGGCTGAAGGTGAACGTGACCTCTGAGATAGGCACCCTCCGCGCACTGCTTATCCATAGCCCCGACAGCGGTTTGGGCAAAGTGGTCCCCTCTAAGGCGCAAGACTGGCTTTTTGAGGACATCGTGCACTTGGACACCATGCGCCGTAATGAGTATGACCATTACGTGAAGCTGCTGCTTTACTTTCTCGATCCCGACAAGATCAAGGGCCGCCTGCAACAGATCGACTCGCATGAGGCCGACCGCAACTTTTACAAACCCGACCATCAGGACTTCTACGCATCAGACAAGGTGATCGAGATACAGACATTGTTGGCCGATATACTGGAGGATGCAGGGATCCGTGAAAAACTGACCGCCGCCGTTTGTGCGATCGAGAATTGCAACTATCGCCTGCAACAACAACTCATAGAGACCGACCCGGTAGAATTGGCCAAGATCCTGATCTCCGGCTCATGGCAAAAAGACCAGATGATCTTTGCGCCGATACCGAACCTTATTTTTTCGCGCGACATCGGCATCGCCATCAATGATTTTATACTGCTGAACAAGCCCGCCAAAAAGGCCCGCTCGCGTGAGACCTTGCTGGCCCGATACATCTTGTTCAACCACCCACTTTTTGAAGCTTTTAGAGACAAAATTCTGGAAATACCCGAAAATCTCCACATTTTTCTACGTCCCGGAGATGAGCAAGGTGAGAAGACCACCCTCGAGGGCGGCGATGTGATGGTGGTGAGTAAAGAGCATGTGATCATCGGGTGCAGCGAACGTACCTCCGTAAGCGGGGCTCATGAAGCGGTGAAATTGTTGTTCGAGAACAATGTGGTGAGCAAGGTCACCATCCTGAAGATACCGCATAAACGCGATTACATGCACATAGACACAGTATTTACCCAGGTAAAGCGCAACGTTTGGGTATTATTGGGCTCGTTGGCCAAAACCGAAAAGAACCGCCGTGGTGCCGACCCGATCAGCTGGTTCGCTGACAAGAAGCAAAAGGACAAGACCGAGATCGTGCAATTCACCGCCGGCAAGCAAAAACCGCGCACCTTTGACACCATTGAAGATCTGCTTAATGATGTCAGTATCAATGACCTGTCATCGCCGGAACCTACGCAGTTCATCTATTCAGGCAATAATGAATTCCCTTTTGATGCCCGCGAACAGTGGACCGATTCGTGCAACCTGCTGGCCCTCAAAGAAGGCGTGGTACTCGGCTATGACCGTAACGACAAGACCGTGGAAGCATTCGTAGAAAGCGGATTTAACATCGTCAAGGTGACCGACCTGCTGCAGCAATTGGAAAGCGGCGATGTGACCACGGATACGATACAGGACACGCTGATCCTTATGCCGTCCTCCGAATTATCACGTGCACGTGGCGGATTTCACTGCATGAGTCTTCCCTTACTACGCGACAGCATCTAA
- a CDS encoding histidine phosphatase family protein — protein MVIKTLYIVRHGQTDLNKQGIVQGRGMNTDLNAEGRIQAGMFYESYKHVPFDKIYISELIRTQQSIQQFIDAGIPYQKLSGLDELAWGIHEGQASTPDTKAAFLKLMRDWTSGKLDSKFERGESPNEVQARQKEALDIIMSRPEEENVLICMHGRAMRLFLCLLTGKPLTEMETFPHQNLVLYKVTYDGSEFQIAEFNNAIHLQVH, from the coding sequence ATGGTCATAAAAACATTATACATTGTCCGCCATGGGCAAACCGATCTTAACAAGCAAGGTATCGTACAGGGTAGGGGTATGAATACCGATCTTAACGCCGAAGGGCGCATCCAGGCCGGTATGTTCTACGAGTCGTACAAGCATGTTCCATTTGATAAGATCTACATATCAGAACTAATACGTACCCAGCAAAGCATACAGCAATTCATCGATGCCGGCATCCCTTACCAAAAACTTTCTGGTTTGGATGAGTTGGCCTGGGGCATCCACGAGGGTCAGGCCAGCACGCCTGATACCAAGGCGGCATTTCTGAAACTCATGCGTGATTGGACCTCTGGTAAACTCGATTCAAAGTTCGAAAGGGGAGAAAGCCCTAATGAAGTACAGGCGCGTCAAAAGGAGGCGCTGGATATCATTATGAGCCGTCCTGAAGAAGAGAATGTATTGATCTGCATGCATGGCCGGGCCATGCGTTTATTCTTGTGCCTGCTTACCGGCAAGCCACTTACCGAAATGGAGACCTTCCCACATCAAAATCTCGTTCTGTATAAAGTCACGTATGATGGTAGCGAGTTTCAGATAGCTGAATTCAACAATGCTATCCATCTGCAAGTTCATTAA
- the argS gene encoding arginine--tRNA ligase gives MDFIIDATVQAVNTLYQTAITAQDVNLQQTRKEFEGQVTIVTFPFTKISRKGPEQTGQEIGEYLKANVTEVADFNIIKGFLNISIADSYWLSLYRDQVTREDFGVARPNGKKVMVEYSSPNTNKPLHLGHVRNNLLGYSVAAILQAAGYEVIKANLVNDRGIHICKSMLAWQMFGNGETPQSAGMKGDHLVGKYYVIFDKEYKRQIDELKAEGKTEEEAKKNAPLILQAQQMLQKWEAGDEEVISLWKTMNTWVYDGFAKTYKKLGVDFDKYYYESDTYLLGKDIIEEGLTKGVFFKKEDGSVWIDLTEDGLDQKLVRRADGTSVYITQDLGTAQLKYDDYGMSESIYVVGNEQDYHFKVLFLILQKLGKEWAQGLYHLSYGMVDLPSGKMKSREGTVVDADDLIQQMEETAKETTEALGKTVDYSDEDKAKLYHMIGMGALKYFLLKVDPKKRLLFDPNESVDFQGHTGPFIQYTHARIRSVLSRVEAPANAADVTVLDAVERDLMIQLTQYPDMVVSAAIDHNPATIANYIYELAKAYNKFYHEKSIMQAESDDIKAFRLSLSVSTAAVITKGMALLGIEVPERM, from the coding sequence ATGGACTTTATTATCGACGCTACCGTACAAGCTGTAAACACCCTATATCAAACCGCTATAACCGCTCAAGATGTGAACCTGCAACAGACCCGCAAGGAGTTTGAAGGACAGGTGACCATCGTGACGTTCCCATTTACCAAGATATCACGTAAAGGCCCTGAGCAAACCGGACAGGAGATCGGCGAATACCTGAAAGCCAACGTTACCGAAGTGGCCGATTTCAATATCATTAAAGGATTCCTCAATATTTCCATAGCTGATAGCTACTGGCTTTCGCTATATCGTGATCAGGTTACTCGTGAGGATTTTGGCGTTGCGCGGCCAAATGGCAAAAAAGTGATGGTCGAGTACTCATCGCCTAACACCAATAAGCCTTTGCACCTGGGCCACGTGCGTAATAACCTGCTGGGGTATTCGGTGGCTGCTATTTTGCAGGCTGCTGGCTATGAGGTGATCAAGGCCAATCTGGTGAATGATAGGGGCATCCACATCTGTAAATCGATGCTGGCCTGGCAAATGTTCGGCAATGGCGAAACACCACAGTCGGCCGGCATGAAGGGCGACCACCTGGTGGGCAAGTACTATGTGATCTTTGATAAGGAATACAAACGCCAGATCGACGAGCTGAAAGCCGAAGGCAAGACGGAGGAAGAAGCTAAGAAGAACGCTCCGCTCATCCTGCAGGCTCAACAAATGCTTCAAAAATGGGAGGCTGGCGATGAAGAGGTGATCAGCTTGTGGAAGACCATGAACACCTGGGTATACGATGGTTTTGCCAAGACCTACAAAAAGCTCGGCGTCGATTTTGATAAATATTATTACGAGAGTGATACCTACCTATTGGGTAAGGACATCATTGAAGAGGGGTTGACCAAAGGCGTTTTTTTTAAAAAGGAAGATGGCTCGGTATGGATCGACCTTACGGAGGACGGTCTGGATCAAAAACTGGTTCGCCGTGCCGATGGTACGTCGGTATATATTACGCAGGATCTGGGTACCGCTCAGCTTAAGTATGACGACTATGGCATGAGCGAGTCGATCTACGTGGTAGGTAACGAGCAGGATTACCACTTCAAGGTACTGTTCCTGATCCTGCAAAAGCTGGGTAAGGAATGGGCGCAGGGCCTTTACCATTTATCTTACGGAATGGTGGATCTGCCATCTGGCAAAATGAAATCGCGTGAGGGTACGGTTGTGGATGCCGACGACCTGATCCAGCAAATGGAAGAGACCGCCAAAGAGACTACCGAGGCGCTGGGTAAGACGGTCGACTATAGCGACGAGGACAAGGCGAAACTCTACCACATGATTGGTATGGGCGCGTTGAAATACTTTTTGTTAAAGGTAGACCCTAAAAAGCGTTTGTTGTTCGATCCAAATGAGTCGGTGGATTTTCAAGGTCATACCGGGCCGTTCATTCAATACACCCACGCCCGTATCCGTTCAGTATTGAGCAGGGTAGAGGCTCCCGCTAATGCTGCTGACGTGACCGTTTTAGACGCTGTAGAACGAGACCTGATGATCCAGCTTACGCAATACCCAGACATGGTGGTTTCTGCCGCTATAGACCACAATCCGGCCACTATTGCCAACTACATTTACGAGTTGGCGAAGGCATACAACAAGTTCTACCACGAAAAGTCGATCATGCAGGCTGAAAGCGATGACATCAAAGCCTTCCGTTTAAGCCTGTCGGTCTCTACCGCAGCCGTTATCACCAAAGGAATGGCACTGCTGGGTATCGAAGTGCCAGAAAGGATGTAA
- a CDS encoding ArnT family glycosyltransferase has translation MQSILSSRAWLGLFLALFVAYFLGLFVPLMNEDASHHANIALHMVQTHNYLNLVDDNGLDYLDKPHLHFWLSALSFNIFGVNTIAYKIPALLATLLGLFSTYKLTKRLYDHETGLLATIIYASAQAQFLANNDVRMDALLTASIIFATWQLIELSQSGRWFNYVLAPLGLAMAFTTKGMIGLVMPLVALFFMLIYQRNWKMMFNVRWLAVAVLFCLFIAPCVYAYYQQYDMHPEKVVRGMKNVSGVKFILWKQNTERFDGKSWGTGHKDYFFFFHTLLWAFLPFCLLTYVAFFKRIVFFWKTKFSFVEGYEALSAGTILVIFIIISMAGYQLPHYLNILFPFFAIITASLLTKAYQQAEQGEIKIYLRIQYFVIGAIAVILVLLNFWCFPLTFWWVIVPAVVLLLVLVRVLFTQRQQLNKLVMVSVLMAALTNVLLNGSVYQHLLNYQGGIGLAQVVNRQHIPKEKISNYVLHSSAFNFYTQHITPFASVNGIKRRLDKGEDVWIFTSEEKRPELVQGGLIFGREYIDVEYGITRLTKDFLNPRTRHDVVTTDRLIHITGYRK, from the coding sequence ATGCAAAGCATCTTATCTTCAAGAGCCTGGTTGGGCTTGTTCCTTGCGCTATTTGTAGCATACTTCTTGGGCTTATTCGTGCCGCTCATGAATGAGGATGCCTCGCATCACGCCAATATCGCTTTGCACATGGTGCAAACGCATAACTACTTGAACCTGGTGGATGATAACGGCCTCGACTACCTCGATAAGCCGCATTTGCACTTTTGGCTTTCGGCGCTATCGTTCAACATCTTTGGCGTCAATACCATTGCCTACAAGATACCCGCTTTATTGGCTACCCTATTAGGACTTTTCTCTACTTACAAACTGACCAAGCGCTTATACGACCATGAAACAGGTTTGCTGGCTACTATTATATATGCTAGTGCGCAGGCTCAGTTCCTGGCCAATAATGACGTACGCATGGATGCATTGCTTACGGCAAGTATCATTTTTGCCACCTGGCAGCTGATCGAGCTTTCGCAAAGTGGCAGGTGGTTCAATTACGTTTTGGCGCCGTTGGGTTTAGCCATGGCCTTTACTACCAAGGGTATGATCGGTTTGGTGATGCCGTTGGTGGCCTTGTTCTTCATGCTGATCTACCAGCGCAACTGGAAAATGATGTTCAATGTGCGGTGGTTGGCGGTAGCAGTGCTGTTCTGCCTTTTCATAGCGCCTTGTGTGTATGCTTACTATCAGCAGTATGATATGCATCCCGAAAAGGTGGTGCGTGGCATGAAGAACGTATCAGGAGTAAAATTCATCCTTTGGAAACAGAACACCGAACGTTTCGACGGAAAGAGTTGGGGAACTGGTCATAAAGATTATTTCTTCTTTTTCCATACTTTGCTGTGGGCATTCCTCCCGTTCTGCTTGCTTACCTACGTGGCTTTCTTCAAGCGCATCGTCTTTTTTTGGAAGACCAAGTTCAGCTTCGTGGAAGGATACGAGGCTTTGTCGGCCGGTACCATATTGGTCATCTTCATCATCATTTCCATGGCTGGTTATCAGCTGCCGCATTATCTGAATATTCTCTTTCCATTCTTCGCGATCATCACCGCATCCCTGTTGACCAAGGCGTATCAGCAGGCTGAGCAAGGCGAGATAAAGATCTATCTACGTATTCAATATTTTGTTATTGGGGCCATCGCAGTTATACTGGTCCTGCTCAATTTTTGGTGTTTCCCTTTAACGTTCTGGTGGGTGATCGTGCCGGCGGTGGTGTTGTTGCTGGTACTGGTGCGGGTGCTTTTCACCCAAAGGCAGCAACTCAACAAATTGGTGATGGTATCAGTTTTGATGGCGGCTTTGACCAACGTGTTGTTGAACGGCAGTGTTTATCAGCATTTATTGAACTACCAGGGTGGCATTGGCCTGGCCCAGGTGGTGAACCGGCAGCATATCCCTAAAGAAAAAATCTCCAATTATGTGCTGCACAGTTCGGCCTTCAATTTTTACACGCAGCACATTACGCCTTTCGCGTCCGTGAATGGCATCAAGCGCAGGTTGGATAAAGGCGAGGATGTCTGGATCTTTACCTCTGAAGAAAAGCGTCCTGAATTGGTACAAGGTGGACTGATCTTTGGCCGTGAGTACATCGACGTTGAGTATGGTATCACACGTTTGACCAAGGACTTCCTGAACCCCCGTACAAGGCACGACGTAGTGACCACGGACCGGTTGATCCATATCACGGGTTACCGCAAATAG